The Arachis duranensis cultivar V14167 chromosome 9, aradu.V14167.gnm2.J7QH, whole genome shotgun sequence genomic sequence ATGTTATAATGTTCACATGAAATGCAGAGAGCACAAACTAAGCTCTTAAATTTGGACAAAAAACTAAAAGCTTAAGTTCATAAATCTCAGTcgaaagattaaaataaaatgacacAACTATCACAAATACAAATAAACAACCAAAGCAAGTCATTGTCGACATATTATTCATAGAGTAAAGTTACAATTAGATCCATAAGGATTTCGACCTCAGACTAATTAGTcgttaaaggaaaaaaaagtattgtCCTCCATGATAGCAAACGGTGGACATGTATGTCCTTTTGTCATTAGATAGTACAAAACGAAACGAAGTTGTCAATGTATTTCGTTATCTACAATGGTGCGTGTACCGTTGCAGCCACATGAGCATAAAAATGATATAGTTTTGGACAGTGAAACATTTATTATCTTTTGAGTTTATATATAACATTTATCAACTGCTCTCTATTTACCACGAATCCTACCAAAACAGGTGAAATTTCGCTCAAAAGTTGTTATTTACGtgacaattttttataaatagacACACATTAGTAAACGGTATATATAATCACTACTGTTAAGATTATGGAGCAAAGAGGAGGTGGTTGGAGCAATTATGGAAGAAGGCGGTCATGAATACCTTTGAATCCCATTCCGCCATGGAACAAGTGCCCTCCGCTGCCATTAATGTCTCTATCGATGTTTCAATTCGCTATGGTTACCAAACCCATAAATGAACGTTGTTATTAATAGGACAAGAAGCAGCTTGCAAAGCAAGCTTACTGCTTCCACTCCCACCACTTGTACacatcaattgaaaaagaagcCACCAAATTGGGAAAGAACTGCACCACAAACCACATTCCCACACCCAATTTCACCCTCTGAAGAATTTGCAGTGCGAAGAACTCATGGAGTGATGAACCACCCAATTATGGTGTGAGGTGCTGCCACCTCCTACTTCAAGGCCAACAAAATGAGTGAGCTTTACATGTATGTATAGGATTTCTAATGTAGAGATGGCATTGATTTTTCATCCACTATCACAGTGATATCATATTTCTTAATTGAACTTCTTGCCAATCAGGTGGAAGATTATAGTCTATAGATTGTTTTCCATAATGTGCTGAATATCATTTTTGTACTCACTCCAGCTATAACCAGGATCCTTGCTGACCCTATTATCACTCATTAGATCCCTGACAGCCCTTGCATCCTCCCATCTTCCCAAAGAAGAGTACATGTTTGCTAGAAGCATGTAAGATGCCGAATTTAGAGGGTCCAACCGGAAGAGTTCCTCCGCTGCTCTTTTTGCTAAGCTCAAGTTAGTGTGAATGCGGCATGAGCTTAAAACCACTTCCCAAACAACTGGATCATCCTTGCATGGCATAGTATCTAGGATCACTTCTACTTCCTGGAATCGCCCTGCTCGGCCGAGGCAATCTATGATGCAAGTGTAATGATCTGACTTTGGCACCACTCCAAATCTTtgctgaattgaattgaatatctCAACTCCTTCGTCAATCAATGCAGAGTGGCTACAACCAGTTAAGACGGCAACAAAAGTAATATCATCGGGTTTTTCGCCAGATGTGATCATGTCCTTGTAAAGGGAAACAGCCTCGTCACCATATCCATTCTGTGCATAACCATGTATCATTTCGTTCCAGGTAACAGTGTTTTTACTTGGcattatatcaaaaaagtaTCTGGCTTGATCCACATTTCCACATTTACAATACATTTCTATAAGAGAACTGCCAACAAATATGTCATCTTCATAACCATCTTTTATGATCTGAGCATGAACCTGGCATCCCTGGGATAATGAAGAGAGTTTTGCGCAAGAGTTCACAATGGTAGTAAATGAAAACTCTTAAGGATAGAAGCCGCATTGGCGCATCTGCttaaagaaagagaaagcttcATTGTCCTGAGAATTTATTGAGAACCCTGCTATCATTGAGTTCCAACAAACAACATCTACTTTGTGCAGCTTATTAAATACATTCTTTGAACACTCCATTTTCCCGCATTTTGAATACACATTGATAAGACCACTTGAAACATACTCATCCTCGTAGAACCCAAACTTCTGAGAGGCTGCATGAACCTGTTTTCCAGCCTCAAGAAGTCCCAGTTCCGCAGATGAACTAAGAATAACTGCTAATGTAGTTCGATCAGGAAGCTGATATTGGAATTGCATTTTTCTAAACATTTTTAGTGCCTCTTCATGATCTGCATTCTGGCTATAGGCTGAGAGTATAGCATTCCATGAACTCAAACTCGGGCAAGGCATGCTATCAAATATATCACGCCCGGTTTTAACATCCCCAGACTTGACACATGCTGCTAGCATATTGATATAAGTAACATCATCTGGTTCATATCCACAACACTGCATTCTCTGGAGATACTCCACAGGTTTCTCACTGTTGCATTTGTTGCCATACCCAGCTATCATCACATTCCAAGAAACAACACTATGCCGACTCACATTTGCGAAAACTTTTTCAGCACTATCCATGTCCCCTATTTTCGAATATATATCCAGCTTCGAGTTGCTTAAATGGATGTCTCCCTCCAATCCCAGTTTAATTGAGAGTGTGTGCACTTGTTTTCCATGACTCTGATTGCATAGACCAATGTCCCTTTCATCAAATCCTCCTTTTGCGCACACACCCAATATACTGGACAAAGATACAGAATCAACATGAACCCCCTTTTGCAGCATGAGCCTAAACATCTCCAAAGCTTCCTTGACTTGATTCATCTGGGCTAATCCACCCATCATTGTAGTAAAGGTAACCTCATTAGGCTCATCAATGTCATCAAAGACACGAATTACATCCCCAGAAAGGCCACACTTAGCATACATGGACAAAAGGGCATTAACTACATAAATGTTACCGTCAAGACCAAGCTTGATCGCAACCCCATGATTTTTCCTACCGCATCCTGCATCCAAAAGAGCCCACAAGCACTAAAAACAGTAGTAAAAGTTATATGGGAAGGTTTAACACCTTCTAGCATAATCAAATCATAGGTCTCCAATGCTTGTCGTTCATAGCCAGCACGTAGCATTGTACTGATCATGGTGTTCAACGAGATGGTGTTCCTTTCAGGCATTTCCAGGAACAAACAACATGCGTCTTGCAAGTTGCGGTTTTTGCAGTAGGCAGCCAAGATGGCGTTCCAAGAGAAGATGTTCCTTTGAGGCATTTTAGCAAACACTTGATGTGCAGAGACAATGTCACCGCAGCTGGAGTACAATTGGACGAGGTTGTTGGAGAGAAAAGTGTCGGAGAAAAGGCCCACTCGGAGGATTCTCGCATGGAGAACCTTGCCGGATGATAGAGCTTTGCTGGCAATGCACGACTGAAGTAGCTTTGCCAAATAGGTACTCTTGCTTTCCATCAATAACTTGCTTCACTTTAAACTTCCCAAGTCAGACTATATAACCAAAAGAACACCATTTTTTATAAGTTGCAAACATCTAAACAAAATCTGATCTCTGGACctcttctttcaattttttgttcaaaaaaaatctcctgttaaaaaaattaaataaaaaaaaaaaaaaaaaacggagcTGAACCTGTATTTCATTGATTCATGACAATGAACTGAAACTGAGGCTGCAAGCAATGAACCAATTATCTCATTCTAatcaataataactaattacatcaaattaaacaaattatctAAATCcacatcaaaatttaaaattgaaaaaactgaaaaaatcagcataaaaaattgatagaataaaaactgaaaaaataaataaataaaaaaacaactcAGCGAAGAGTGAAGTCAGTGAACTCACCCACGCTGCAGAAGCATAAGCAAGAAGACGGCAACGGGAACGAGGAGGAACAATTTCAAAACCCCTCAATTAAATCCACTGACAAGCACATTACATCGTTTCACCAAGAGCGCAACAGAGCCTAAGATCACAGAGTCAACATCAATCAATAGAAAGTAGCTTGAAATGAAGTTTTggcacagagagagagagagagagagagagagaaagcttCGACACGAGCAGAGCAGAGGAGGGCTTACCAGAGAGAGACAACGAGGAGGAAGGTGAGGGACTGCGAGGTAAGCAGAAGCTGGAGACCGGAGAGGCAAGTCGGCGAGGTGAGTGACGGACGGCAAGGAGAGAAGTGGGAGTGACCTTAGCTCCGTAAGGGACAGCGACGAGGTGAATGACGCGGGCGGTGGTGATGCAGACCCAGACTCACAACCATGGCAGCAACAACACCACTGCCGGCGGCGATGAAGACCGGAGGATTCCTTCCTTTCTCTGTTACAATTTCATGGGAGAGAAGGAAGGGCTGGAGtctgattaaaaaaaaaaggagtgaAAATTTAGGCGAGATGGCACGCCAAGTTGATATTgttgttagataaaaatttagactattaaatatcaattttatgtgaaattaattatatttaagttTTCAATAAAAGATAAACTCTGTATGGGTTAGagttagattttaaatttaacgatattagtataattttaaatattttagtgaTTTATAAGAAGATTAGATAGTTAAATTAGTCCTAGACTCATTCTCTAAATTAGTCacgaaaaatttttttaattaaatttgtccttcaaaaattttaaattaattattttaattttttcgttaattaacaaattttgacactattaataaaaaaatgacagAAGAAATAATGCGATTAATTTAGAATCTTTAAATAAcgaattttgataataaaaaatttgatgactaatttaaataataagtgATCTTTTACAAACGAATTTGATCATTTATTCTTTATAAGAAATACAAAAAGGCAGTAGAATAACAATTTCTAGCACTCCAAACATATAAAATACTccaaaagtaaatcaaattcaGACATAAAAGTCATTACAAGTTAATTACACTAAATGAAATACTTCACATACATGATTAAAAGTGACAAAGCAGTGTTTCAAAATCACAAGAGTTTAAGCATAGACTAATTTCCCGGACGAAGAAAGCAATTTTAAACCCATTAAGTTCCTCCACCCAAAAGAATCCATTAAGACCCGAAtccaattttaaattcaatttttttaataaaagaataattaatattataaaaattaataattatatactttttaaatataatttttttattttttattgtttattttattttattttacacttatttatatatatttcttcCTCCAATACAAATCTTGTTTTATCAATAATTGAAATGTTTATGTTGACATCAGTGGCTAGAAGAAGTGATAATGGAGAGGTTAAAAGATTTGAAGTTggcttatattattttttggattaattttaattaatttttttaattttgtttttaaaaagttaagaaGACTAGTTTGTTAGCCCACCAACTTGCTATAAAACATAGTggactaatattttaaatcagtTTTACTTAGCAAAATAGAGTGGTCCGTCTCATTCTTTAGACAGATTTTTATAGAGTAGGACAAACTACCCATTTTATCAttcctaattaaaaaatataatgagtttaaaataatatataatttatctaaaaattaaaaaattaaaaacacttaaaatattaatttacattttaataacattaaaatattagtataatttatctaaaaaaatactttatattaatGTGTTTATGTGtcatacaaaatattaaaaagaaaagtataggtagacaataaaaatattaaacaatataaacaataaatatatcggatgttcattttactaggtGTATatatggttattttaatattaagatttagatgattaatttaaaagtatagtatatttttatttaattggtgGTTGTTCATGTTATTCAAAATAATCATTATTTATCTAGCACTTcccatattaaaattagtatatctaCGTATCTCGTATATGATTTTCATattcatataaatatatgttttatAACTTGAACCATTTTGACtaagaaattagattttaaatctatCAAATAAGTCCTCAAGATtacacttttttaattttaatgaggCTAGCTTTAGTGTATTCCATGGTTATTGGGGTCTGACGTGTATTACATGGGCGTGGAGACTGCATAGGTGAAATCGGACTGTTCGATTTAGAGGGCATgtaatcggacggtccgattacTGGCGTGGAGGGtaaacaaatcggaccgtccgatttgcgTACCACTGCCACGCATCGCGCATACACCAACCAGCCAGTAGACCCCTTCTCACATTCGAGTAAAACCCCAGTCTTTCCGTGCCCCACTTCGTTCCTCTCTCATTTTCAGACTCTTCTATCTCTTTCAAAAcctattttctttcttccattGAAGCTCCagcaatagtaaaaaaattcaaGGAGGGGGACCAAGTTAAACAATGCCAAGGAGACGAAGAACAAAAGATGTTAATCGTCCAGAATTACACATTATTAATTATCTTGATCATCTTAATtatgtaaatttattttattaaattaattttttaaatttaaataataatagttaGTTCAAGCGTTAGAGTTGTGTTAGTATAATTAGTGAATTAAGtaacataaatttatttttcctgatcgaggtattattattatttttttctagtgACCGTTAGTTTAGGTTTAGTTTACTAATTTAAACTAGTTTagatagttaattaatttaggAATAATGTGGTTAGTTAGTAGAATAGATCATGTATGgttgttaatttaatttttatatgtgtCCGTAcagtgataataataataataataataataataataataataataataatatataacaaaaatGAGGAATcagttatataaatataaattaggtattattaatagttattaatataaaccAAATAGGATTTAGTTTAGATATTAGAATTAGACTATATATTTCTATATTGCTGTcgagtaataataataattagatttaattttaaatttatttgagtttaacattctatttatattaaacgAATGAAAATCATTATTAAGAAATAAATAGGATCTAGATATTAGAAAATATAGTTTTCAtagaaataatagtaataaatagatgtttattttagttttcatttaaggtttattaattattttatgttgcTTATGTGATAATGAGAATAGTAGAATGTTAAATATAGTATGTTAATTAAGTATGGTTATATTTGATTAATGTGATATATGGCTATGTTTTGTAGGTTTACAGATGTTAATATGTGATCATTATTTGTCACCGGATCCATATAATTCAATTGTGGAGGAGTATTTGCGGGAGTCTGGATTTTATCACGTTTCGCATATCGGAGTTGTCCAATCTCAATCGGCATTAGTTAATGCTCTGATCGAAAGACGGCGACCCGAGACTCATACTTTCCATTTTCCAATTGGCGAGTGTTCCGTGACGTTGGAGGATGTGGCGGTAATTTTTGGCCTTTCGACAAATGGTATTCCAGTTACAAGACCGACTCTGAGTAGTTATGAGGCATTAGAGGTCGAATGCCTCCATCATTTTGGTGTTCCACCCAGGAAGACAGAATGTAGAGGAAGTTTTGTAAAGTTGACTTGGTTTCGGAGATTAAAAGATGATATAGTCTTAGATAATGATATTCAGATTCAGAGGTATGTAAAGTGCCACATAATGTTATTATTTGGGACGATTATGTTTGGAGACAAGTTTGGGGCAGGAGTGCACTGAAAATTTCTGTCGTTGCTCCGTAACTTCGGCGGGATCAGAGAATTTAGTTGGGGTTCGGCATGTTTAGCTCACTTTTATAGAGCATTGTGTAGGGCCACTCGTGTTGACTGCAAGGAGATTGATGGACCGCTGACCCTTCTGCTTACCTGAGCTTGGATTCGTTTACCATTTCTCTCGCCTATACCAGGCAATCCTCGAGTCTTTCCGCTTGCTAATAGGTAAGTTCAAGCATCATCTGCTTTGAATAAGTGCATCACCTTTTAATTGAGAGTTTTATCATAAGTTTTTTTGTAACGGACTGTTTGATGTCAGATGGCGTAATTGGGACCGTGATGAACAGTCTTACAGATATCATTCTTTGGCTCACTATAGGAGGGTATTGGACGATCTGCAGGAAGGACAAGTATGTGATATTCAGTTGTTTTTACCTTTTTGATTAGCTGTATTATTATCTGGTGTGTAATACTCTGTTACCTTCAATGTGTTCAGTTTGTTTGGGAGGCCTATGCAGTTGATTGCATTGAGGCAGGTGTGATTCCGGCTGACATCGGCCACCACTCGGTTATTTAGAGTGCAACCGTGCCGCTGATCTCTTTTGAATGCATTGAGTGACATGCGTCTGATAGGTTGAGGAGACAGTTTGGTTTGAGTCAGGGTGTGCCTCATCAAGCGCGGGAAATTTCAGTGTATGCATGGCCTCCAAATCCAGCAAGCGCATGAAAGTAGGCTCCACAAACGGATGCTGGTTTACTAGTGCATTTGCCACATCCGCCACATCTGCCTGCATAGTGTCATCGGCCTGATCTCCATCTCCACCCGGATCAAGGCATTCATAATTACTTTCGAACTCCTCCTCACTATCACTATTATAATTTTCCAGCTCAATATTTCGGTCTGCTTCCGACTGCTCAAACTCAATATACAGCTCGATGAATGATATCTGTGAGCGAGTTTCCATGTACACTGAAAACATATCTTGCATACTCGCTTCATCGGTTACATATTTGGTTTGAAACTGAACGAACCCACTAAATACAGATACTGGGTTCCTGTACAAAATGCACGATATTCTCCTACATATTTGAGAATCCATCTTCTCACAAATTACACCTTTTAATTCTTAAAACGACAACGTAAATGGAATAACAATATCCAATGGATTTTCACACACAAATTTTACACCTTCAGCTGTTTGTAATAAAATCTGCCAATGATAATAAATCTTTAACAATACTCTATCATCCATTATGATATACTCACAGGAAACACTCTCAAACTTGGAAAAATAGGATCTTCAAATAATGAACATGAAAGCTGGTGCCgaaacaatgaagaagaagaagaaagaactaCAGGAGTTTCAGAAGAGAGATTTCAAAGACTAACAAAAAATGGAGACTTCGGATAATGTTGAGGTATATATAAAACCATAAATCGGATGGTCCGACCGCATTTCAACAGTTAACTTTTATTACGCTctgaaatcggaccgtccgattttgatcacattcaaattcaaaatttttaccaTGCAGCAAATCGGACCATCCGATTTAAGTGAACTAATCCAAAAATATCTCAGCCTCATGTAATCGGACAGTTCGATTACAATGCTCGATTTTTTTCCTAACTCACAAAtcagaccgtccgatttgtgcaCCCCTTTCTCAATTTCTCCAACAAAGAAATCGGACGGTCCAATTTTTAGTCCCTAATCAGCTAACTAACGCCGTTACATTATTGTATTATCTCTTCAAACCATCATAACGTTGAGTTACACACGTTACTTTATCATATGAAAATTAATGAGTCTCAAGATTACAACACATAttataaaatgtaaaataatgAACCATACAtcaatcaaataatttaaacaccTCCCTAACTCCCCACCtcaaaaaatgaaaacacaaaaattacaaaacctatcatagtttaatttatttggtCACATATAATACATACTCTCCAACACACATAAAATTGACTCTATAACATGCTACATAATATATACCTAAAAACCCATAAATGCCAAGATGAAGATGAAAGTGAAAGTAGCAGCAGCAGTAGCAGCAGTAGTAACCACCGGCGGCGACCGAGACGGCTGTGGAGAAGGGGCCCCAGAGGGAGTTAGGGACAATAATGGACAACTTCTGTCCTTGAATGCAATGTGTGCCAAAGCTGCAAATATAGTAAAATTGGCCTTCCTTGTTAAGGATGAAGTTGGCAGGCTATTCATTGTTGTGTTGATTGCATTTTCTAGACTGCAAATGTCGTAGGAATCTTTTGGCACTTCAACCACATTATGTTGGTTCATAGTGAAATCAAACATTACAAAACCATacgaatattaattaattaatagaagACAATaattaaagatgaagaggaaaaaGGTTGGACTAGTTTAATTAACTTTCAACTTTTCATTAATGTATTGGGTGATATAAGagaatttttcttaatttttctattaaatattaaattatatttatttttattagcatcaaaatcttttaaatactaattaataatttgttctactgaattataaatatatagatataacAAGATTGAGATACAGATAAAAAATGTGAatgatttttgaagaaaaacgaaACATACACATATCTCTATCATAGAATTCTTGCTCCAAGATCAACTTTTCGATGTTTaccataaaatctaaaaatttggTGTCTAATTatcgaaaaaaaattatgaatatttaaaatttatcatataaaataaattcaacaaaaatttcaaCCCCAAATAATAGGCACAACATAAATGTCAACTTTCCATGCAAGTTCTCACTATGgggaaaattttttctttgcaaGGATCCGGATGAGGAAAAATTTTTCTCATAAAGAGGTGTCCCTTGCTCTTGCCCTGTCTCCTTGTCATTGTCATCTATGTATATGTGACACTCTTATTTAGATGTGtctaaattaattttcttaGAAAATTACTCAATATTATCATAATATTTACATTCTTGATTGGACATAATAATTACGGTTTTAAATTTCCGTTTAAATTTACTCAAATTTGGAGAACAAAATCCTCTCCAACTCCACATGTCTTTTCTGTGAAATCTCTCATATTTAGCTTAGACTCAGCCTTTTTTAAAGAttgatttgataaaatatttatttttcgaaaatagtttattaaaattaatttttgaaagagagttttttaaaaatgtttaattactttgttggTCTCTATAGTTTCGTGAAATTTCCAATTAAgtctctatatatttttttaattagatccctataccaaatttttttcaattaaatttcttttaacagtaattagtttaattatatagggatccaattaaaaaaaattggtgcagaaactcaaataaaaaaaatatagagacccgattaaaaataaaatttagtgcaatgactcaactaaaagaaaaaatagtagattttttaattttaataaatataaattaattttaaaaaatatcactttCAGTGctttaaaatatacaaacaatatcatataatatttttgctttaccaaatataaaataagatgcTTATACTTTTAAAAACACAAACCTTTTTTAAAGAAGTTTTACAAAAGTCAAGTTTTAATCAATCTAAAAGatatttacatgtatatatcatttaaaatttaaaaaaagaatgcGAGTAATGTGTACGCAGTTTTACAAATAGTTGAAATTTGCATGTAACATCATATAAAATCTCATAGGAAATGAGTATACTCTATCTATGATATATTTAATGATatagtaattaaattttaaccTTGCTTACCTAAGATATCTCCGAGAGAAAATTTCTGATTATTTGCCCAATCTTGGTATCCAGAATCATTTGATGGAATCTTCCAACCTTTACTGCCTTCAACAACATGACGTGTCTGCGTTTCTGCGAATTGAAGAATAGCTAATATACCTGTTCATACCTTGACCCAACGCTAAGGTCTAGGTTCAAACGACAGACCCAACCCATAAGGTTGGGCCCCTCAGTACACCGACCTTTTCTTAAGAAGTCGGTGCTCCCCATGACTTGATCCAACGAAGTCGGAAGCAGAGATTAGTTGGCAGATAATAACTGCCCCTAATATCTCTCAATCTACTTCCAAGAGCCATAtcgtaacctccctaagataaagggacggttatccaccttaaaaggtggaactactccaacggtggttattggtttaccactataaatacactgacacccctcaggtatctcaaagtcccaatactctctagacctgctcacacctttgctgacttaggcatcggagtgtctttgcaggtaccaccccccattctctcACACgtacaagtcggacggaggccCTAAAGATGCAAACCATCTCGAAGACTTCCTTCCTcagacgattgggccaacccAACGACTCTAgcccattaatctccggttacccaacgtaacattggcaccgttgccggggacccgagagatcaaccaGTAATGGCGGACAACTCACCAGAAGATGGTCATACATCGTCTGATTCTGAACAAAAAAATCCAGATACCGGAAACAATGACGTGGACCTGACCCTTCACCAAAGAACCAACGACCAGCATAAAGAAGGCACCTCTGGGCTTAAGAACCCAAAGGTAAATTCCTCGGAGGGACGAGAGTCCGGAAAGGAAGGGCCACCCCATGCAACCGAGCTAATGGGGCTGGTCCACGGCCACCAAGGTCGTTTGGAACAACTGGAACAGGAACTAAAACGACAACGAGAGGCAGAGTAAAAACTCAGGGAAGAGATAGAACGACgaaaagagttggaagaaaaactcTTGAAGCTTGAATCCTCCCTTAAAAGTCGGAACTCCCATGGCGACCGAGAAGAGTCGCCCCTGGGAGGAGAGGACCCGTTTagtgaggacataatgaggaCGAAAGTTCTaagaaacttcaaaagccctgatatgaACCTCTATGACGGAACCATAGACCCGAAGCATCACttaagcaatttcaaaagtcggatgtatctagCTAATGCTTCTGATGCAACTCGCTGCAAAGCTTTCCCAACCACCCTgtcgaaagcagcgatgaagtggtttgatAGCCTCCCTCCAAGGTCAGTTACCAGCTTTGAGGACCTCTCGAGAAAATTCCTAATGcggttctccatccagaaggataaagtaaAGCACGCGCCGAGTCTCCTGGGAGTTAAGCAGGAGGTCGGGGAACCCCTACGTGactacatggaaaggttcaataaagcgtgtttggaaattcaagacctgcccacagaggcagttaTCATGGGGTTAGTAAATAGACTTAAAGAGGGCCCCTTCTCTCAGTCCATATCAAAAAGGCACCCCACCTCTTTGAGTGATGTACAAGAGAGAgtagaaaagtacatcaatatggaggaaaatgcCAGACTACGGGAGCCCAGCTAGCGACAGGGGTCTCCTCACTCagcaaaagagagagaaagggagcccaagaaaaaaaaggaggtCGGCCCCGACAGGCCGAGGAGATATCACTCCTATACTCCTCTAAAAGTCTCCCTAGTGGACGTATACAGAAAAATCTGTAATACTGAAAGGTTGCCGCCTCCTAGAaccatcaaaaacaaaaagggaGGAAGTCGCGGCGActactgtgagtaccataagATGTATGGCC encodes the following:
- the LOC107463807 gene encoding LOW QUALITY PROTEIN: pentatricopeptide repeat-containing protein At4g20770-like (The sequence of the model RefSeq protein was modified relative to this genomic sequence to represent the inferred CDS: inserted 1 base in 1 codon; substituted 1 base at 1 genomic stop codon) is translated as MKYSKLLMESKSTYLAKLLQSCIASKALSSGKVLHARILRVGLFSDTFLSNNLVQLYSSCGDIVSAHQVFAKMPQRNIFSWNAILAAYCKNRNLQDACCLFLEMPERNTISLNTMISTMLRAGYERQALETYDLIMLEGVKPSHITFTTVFSACGXLLDAGCGRKNHGVAIKLGLDGNIYVVNALLSMYAKCGLSGDVIRVFDDIDEPNEVTFTTMMGGLAQMNQVKEALEMFRLMLQKGVHVDSVSLSSILGVCAKGGFDERDIGLCNQSHGKQVHTLSIKLGLEGDIHLSNSKLDIYSKIGDMDSAEKVFANVSRHSVVSWNVMIAGYGNKCNSEKPVEYLQRMQCCGYEPDDVTYINMLAACVKSGDVKTGRDIFDSMPCPSLSSWNAILSAYSQNADHEEALKMFRKMQFQYQLPDRTTLAVILSSSAELGLLEAGKQVHAASQKFGFYEDEYVSSGLINVYSKCGKMECSKNVFNKLHKVDVVCWNSMIAGFSINSQDNEAFSFFKQMRQCGFYPXEFSFTTIVNSCAKLSSLSQGCQVHAQIIKDGYEDDIFVGSSLIEMYCKCGNVDQARYFFDIMPSKNTVTWNEMIHGYAQNGYGDEAVSLYKDMITSGEKPDDITFVAVLTGCSHSALIDEGVEIFNSIQQRFGVVPKSDHYTCIIDCLGRAGRFQEVEVILDTMPCKDDPVVWEVVLSSCRIHTNLSLAKRAAEELFRLDPLNSASYMLLANMYSSLGRWEDARAVRDLMSDNRVSKDPGYSWSEYKNDIQHIMENNL